The following proteins are co-located in the Branchiostoma lanceolatum isolate klBraLanc5 chromosome 16, klBraLanc5.hap2, whole genome shotgun sequence genome:
- the LOC136421949 gene encoding non-neuronal cytoplasmic intermediate filament protein-like isoform X7: MSFQQRTTTTKSFKSSGGGFSSGGGASFSSGGGGGGYSSSFSSGGGGGRASFGGSSRFGGGGGGGGGRTSMSRSSMTRSGAGGGRMGGGGGGGGGRSYGFSSMTAEQASQALVALGQVRVERTGDKDELVGLNDRFATFIEKVRFLENQNRKLEMKLKMVQQKGSGPDLGAMWEAELRQIRQLIEVVNTERGSLEAERDGLSGEVKELKTRYDDEVGTREGLEEEIKKIRADFDEASLTRVDLEARLDSIKSEIEFLKEVYAAEIEALNSQILDSTMIELEPSAGPDVDLDSCLAEVKAQYEQLTRMSRAEAESWYATKFEDLQRNSGKNTNDLADARSELSKYQNQIARLQSEIESMKNRNRQLEGQLKNVEESGASKLADKQAEIEALEAELQRLRGEISKQMREYQELHNVKMALDVEIAAYRKLLEGEESRLHGFDFASVSSSSFGAGGGGGGGMSQTKSISSGDMSHAGSEVTLTIESQDIMGILAGKSFYLIYRKDDLVLQAAGGKGSEINVAKRSYPEKKEQLWSFSRDRIINEANNLALEVKGDKVIVADQAAKGNKNQEWDIKGDGFIGSKTGSKVLDVKSKSKVVLNNRHDDAVWDLEIHGLASAETLRSRSVKVKKLSSRGEWVFDYAKAFDLFFLSAHQRQRCAFFFTFA; the protein is encoded by the exons ATGAGTTTCCAGCAGAGGACCACCACCACGAAGAGCTTCAAGAGCTCCGGCGGGGGCTTTAGCTCCGGCGGCGGGGCTAGCTTCAGCtccggcggcggcggcggtggcTACAGCTCCAGTTTCAGTAGCGGCGGGGGTGGTGGCCGAGCCAGCTTCGGAGGCAGCAGCCGTTTCGGCGGCggtggtggcggcggcggcggccgAACCTCCATGTCCCGTTCCTCGATGACCAGGTCCGGTGCCGGGGGAGGCCGTATGGGAGGCGGCggtggtggcggcggcggcCGCAGCTACGGTTTCAGTTCCATGACGGCCGAGCAGGCTAGCCAAGCCCTGGTCGCCCTGGGACAGGTCCGAGTGGAGCGTACCGGCGACAAAGACGAGCTGGTCGGGCTCAACGATCGCTTCGCCACGTTCATCGAAAAGGTGCGCTTCCTCGAGAACCAGAACCGCAAGCTGGAAATGAAGTTGAAGATGGTCCAGCAGAAGGGTTCCGGTCCCGACCTGGGGGCCATGTGGGAAGCCGAGCTGCGGCAGATCCGCCAGCTTATCGAGGTCGTCAACACCGAGAGGGGCTCCCTCGAAGCCGAGAGGGACGGTCTCTCCGGCGAAGTCAAAGAACTCAAAACAAG GTACGACGATGAAGTTGGAACTCGCGAGGGTCTTGAAGAAGAGATCAAGAAGATCAGAGCG GACTTTGATGAGGCCTCCTTGACCCGAGTTGACCTGGAAGCTCGTCTGGACAGCATCAAGTCAGAGATCGAGTTCTTGAAGGAAGTGTACGCTGCT GAAATCGAGGCTCTGAACAGCCAGATCCTGGACTCCACCATGATCGAGCTGGAGCCGTCTGCTGGCCCGGATGTTGACCTTGACTCCTGCCTGGCAGAGGTCAAGGCTCAGTACGAGCAGCTCACGCGCATGAGCAGGGCAGAGGCAGAGAGCTGGTATGCGACCAAG TTTGAGGACTTGCAGAGGAACTCTGGTAAGAACACCAACGACCTAGCGGACGCCCGCTCTGAACTGTCCAAGTACCAGAACCAGATCGCCAGGCTACAGTCTGAGATCGAGTCCATGAAGAACAGG AATCGCCAACTGGAAGGCCAACTGAAGAATGTCGAAGAGAGCGGAGCAAGCAAGCTTGCCGACAAGCAGGCCGAGATCGAGGCTCTGGAGGCTGAGCTCCAGCGCCTGCGCGGTGAGATCAGCAAGCAGATGAGGGAGTACCAGGAACTGCACAACGTCAAGATGGCGCTGGATGTGGAGATCGCCGCCTACAGGAAGCTGCTGGAGGGCGAAGAGAGCAG GCTGCATGGTTTCGACTTCGCAAGCGTGAGCTCAAGTTCCTTCGGCGCGGGAGGCGGCGGTGGCGGCGGCATGTCTCAGACCAAGAGCATCTCGTCCGGTG ATATGAGCCATGCTGGCAGCGAGGTCACACTGACCATCGAGAGCCAAGACATCATGGGCATCCTGGCGGGCAAGAGCTTCTATCTCATCTACCGCAAGGATGACCTGGTGCTTCAGGCAGCCGGCGGCAAGGGCTCCGAAATCAACGTGGCCAAGAGGTCCTATCCCGAGAA GAAGGAGCAGCTTTGGTCTTTCAGCCGCGACAGGATCATCAACGAGGCAAACAACTTGGCCCTAGAGGTTAAGGGAGACAAGGTCATCGTTGCCGACCAGGCCGCAAAGGGAAACAAGAACCAAGAGTGGGAC ATCAAGGGCGATGGATTCATCGGCTCCAAGACAGGCAGCAAGGTCCTGGACGTGAAGTCGAAATCTAAGGTGGTCCTGAACAACAGGCACGACGATGCT GTGTGGGATCTGGAGATTCACGGTCTTGCCTCTGCCGAGACCCTCCGAT CCAGATCAGTGAAGGTCAAAAAACTTTCGAGTCGTGGTGAGTGGGTATTTGACTACGCAAAAGCgtttgaccttttttttctctcagcgCACCAAAGACAGcggtgtgcatttttttttacgtttgcaTGA
- the LOC136421949 gene encoding keratin, type II cytoskeletal 8-like isoform X4 yields MSFQQRTTTTKSFKSSGGGFSSGGGASFSSGGGGGGYSSSFSSGGGGGRASFGGSSRFGGGGGGGGGRTSMSRSSMTRSGAGGGRMGGGGGGGGGRSYGFSSMTAEQASQALVALGQVRVERTGDKDELVGLNDRFATFIEKVRFLENQNRKLEMKLKMVQQKGSGPDLGAMWEAELRQIRQLIEVVNTERGSLEAERDGLSGEVKELKTRYDDEVGTREGLEEEIKKIRADFDEASLTRVDLEARLDSIKSEIEFLKEVYAAEIEALNSQILDSTMIELEPSAGPDVDLDSCLAEVKAQYEQLTRMSRAEAESWYATKFEDLQRNSGKNTNDLADARSELSKYQNQIARLQSEIESMKNRNRQLEGQLKNVEESGASKLADKQAEIEALEAELQRLRGEISKQMREYQELHNVKMALDVEIAAYRKLLEGEESRLHGFDFASVSSSSFGAGGGGGGGMSQTKSISSGGGGGAGGAGGSAYGQSDMSHAGSEVTLTIESQDIMGILAGKSFYLIYRKDDLVLQAAGGKGSEINVAKRSYPEKKEQLWSFSRDRIINEANNLALEVKGDKVIVADQAAKGNKNQEWDIKGDGFIGSKTGSKVLDVKSKSKVVLNNRHDDAVWDLEIHGLASAETLRSRSVKVKKLSSRGEWVFDYAKAFDLFFLSAHQRQRCAFFFTFA; encoded by the exons ATGAGTTTCCAGCAGAGGACCACCACCACGAAGAGCTTCAAGAGCTCCGGCGGGGGCTTTAGCTCCGGCGGCGGGGCTAGCTTCAGCtccggcggcggcggcggtggcTACAGCTCCAGTTTCAGTAGCGGCGGGGGTGGTGGCCGAGCCAGCTTCGGAGGCAGCAGCCGTTTCGGCGGCggtggtggcggcggcggcggccgAACCTCCATGTCCCGTTCCTCGATGACCAGGTCCGGTGCCGGGGGAGGCCGTATGGGAGGCGGCggtggtggcggcggcggcCGCAGCTACGGTTTCAGTTCCATGACGGCCGAGCAGGCTAGCCAAGCCCTGGTCGCCCTGGGACAGGTCCGAGTGGAGCGTACCGGCGACAAAGACGAGCTGGTCGGGCTCAACGATCGCTTCGCCACGTTCATCGAAAAGGTGCGCTTCCTCGAGAACCAGAACCGCAAGCTGGAAATGAAGTTGAAGATGGTCCAGCAGAAGGGTTCCGGTCCCGACCTGGGGGCCATGTGGGAAGCCGAGCTGCGGCAGATCCGCCAGCTTATCGAGGTCGTCAACACCGAGAGGGGCTCCCTCGAAGCCGAGAGGGACGGTCTCTCCGGCGAAGTCAAAGAACTCAAAACAAG GTACGACGATGAAGTTGGAACTCGCGAGGGTCTTGAAGAAGAGATCAAGAAGATCAGAGCG GACTTTGATGAGGCCTCCTTGACCCGAGTTGACCTGGAAGCTCGTCTGGACAGCATCAAGTCAGAGATCGAGTTCTTGAAGGAAGTGTACGCTGCT GAAATCGAGGCTCTGAACAGCCAGATCCTGGACTCCACCATGATCGAGCTGGAGCCGTCTGCTGGCCCGGATGTTGACCTTGACTCCTGCCTGGCAGAGGTCAAGGCTCAGTACGAGCAGCTCACGCGCATGAGCAGGGCAGAGGCAGAGAGCTGGTATGCGACCAAG TTTGAGGACTTGCAGAGGAACTCTGGTAAGAACACCAACGACCTAGCGGACGCCCGCTCTGAACTGTCCAAGTACCAGAACCAGATCGCCAGGCTACAGTCTGAGATCGAGTCCATGAAGAACAGG AATCGCCAACTGGAAGGCCAACTGAAGAATGTCGAAGAGAGCGGAGCAAGCAAGCTTGCCGACAAGCAGGCCGAGATCGAGGCTCTGGAGGCTGAGCTCCAGCGCCTGCGCGGTGAGATCAGCAAGCAGATGAGGGAGTACCAGGAACTGCACAACGTCAAGATGGCGCTGGATGTGGAGATCGCCGCCTACAGGAAGCTGCTGGAGGGCGAAGAGAGCAG GCTGCATGGTTTCGACTTCGCAAGCGTGAGCTCAAGTTCCTTCGGCGCGGGAGGCGGCGGTGGCGGCGGCATGTCTCAGACCAAGAGCATCTCGTCCGGTG gcgGCGGTGGTGCCGGTGGTGCCGGCGGTTCCGCATACGGACAGTCGG ATATGAGCCATGCTGGCAGCGAGGTCACACTGACCATCGAGAGCCAAGACATCATGGGCATCCTGGCGGGCAAGAGCTTCTATCTCATCTACCGCAAGGATGACCTGGTGCTTCAGGCAGCCGGCGGCAAGGGCTCCGAAATCAACGTGGCCAAGAGGTCCTATCCCGAGAA GAAGGAGCAGCTTTGGTCTTTCAGCCGCGACAGGATCATCAACGAGGCAAACAACTTGGCCCTAGAGGTTAAGGGAGACAAGGTCATCGTTGCCGACCAGGCCGCAAAGGGAAACAAGAACCAAGAGTGGGAC ATCAAGGGCGATGGATTCATCGGCTCCAAGACAGGCAGCAAGGTCCTGGACGTGAAGTCGAAATCTAAGGTGGTCCTGAACAACAGGCACGACGATGCT GTGTGGGATCTGGAGATTCACGGTCTTGCCTCTGCCGAGACCCTCCGAT CCAGATCAGTGAAGGTCAAAAAACTTTCGAGTCGTGGTGAGTGGGTATTTGACTACGCAAAAGCgtttgaccttttttttctctcagcgCACCAAAGACAGcggtgtgcatttttttttacgtttgcaTGA
- the LOC136421949 gene encoding keratin, type II cytoskeletal 8-like isoform X3, whose product MSFQQRTTTTKSFKSSGGGFSSGGGASFSSGGGGGGYSSSFSSGGGGGRASFGGSSRFGGGGGGGGGRTSMSRSSMTRSGAGGGRMGGGGGGGGGRSYGFSSMTAEQASQALVALGQVRVERTGDKDELVGLNDRFATFIEKVRFLENQNRKLEMKLKMVQQKGSGPDLGAMWEAELRQIRQLIEVVNTERGSLEAERDGLSGEVKELKTRYDDEVGTREGLEEEIKKIRADFDEASLTRVDLEARLDSIKSEIEFLKEVYAAEIEALNSQILDSTMIELEPSAGPDVDLDSCLAEVKAQYEQLTRMSRAEAESWYATKFEDLQRNSGKNTNDLADARSELSKYQNQIARLQSEIESMKNRNRQLEGQLKNVEESGASKLADKQAEIEALEAELQRLRGEISKQMREYQELHNVKMALDVEIAAYRKLLEGEESRLHGFDFASVSSSSFGAGGGGGGGMSQTKSISSGGGGGAGGAGGSAYGQSADMSHAGSEVTLTIESQDIMGILAGKSFYLIYRKDDLVLQAAGGKGSEINVAKRSYPEKKEQLWSFSRDRIINEANNLALEVKGDKVIVADQAAKGNKNQEWDIKGDGFIGSKTGSKVLDVKSKSKVVLNNRHDDAVWDLEIHGLASAETLRSRSVKVKKLSSRGEWVFDYAKAFDLFFLSAHQRQRCAFFFTFA is encoded by the exons ATGAGTTTCCAGCAGAGGACCACCACCACGAAGAGCTTCAAGAGCTCCGGCGGGGGCTTTAGCTCCGGCGGCGGGGCTAGCTTCAGCtccggcggcggcggcggtggcTACAGCTCCAGTTTCAGTAGCGGCGGGGGTGGTGGCCGAGCCAGCTTCGGAGGCAGCAGCCGTTTCGGCGGCggtggtggcggcggcggcggccgAACCTCCATGTCCCGTTCCTCGATGACCAGGTCCGGTGCCGGGGGAGGCCGTATGGGAGGCGGCggtggtggcggcggcggcCGCAGCTACGGTTTCAGTTCCATGACGGCCGAGCAGGCTAGCCAAGCCCTGGTCGCCCTGGGACAGGTCCGAGTGGAGCGTACCGGCGACAAAGACGAGCTGGTCGGGCTCAACGATCGCTTCGCCACGTTCATCGAAAAGGTGCGCTTCCTCGAGAACCAGAACCGCAAGCTGGAAATGAAGTTGAAGATGGTCCAGCAGAAGGGTTCCGGTCCCGACCTGGGGGCCATGTGGGAAGCCGAGCTGCGGCAGATCCGCCAGCTTATCGAGGTCGTCAACACCGAGAGGGGCTCCCTCGAAGCCGAGAGGGACGGTCTCTCCGGCGAAGTCAAAGAACTCAAAACAAG GTACGACGATGAAGTTGGAACTCGCGAGGGTCTTGAAGAAGAGATCAAGAAGATCAGAGCG GACTTTGATGAGGCCTCCTTGACCCGAGTTGACCTGGAAGCTCGTCTGGACAGCATCAAGTCAGAGATCGAGTTCTTGAAGGAAGTGTACGCTGCT GAAATCGAGGCTCTGAACAGCCAGATCCTGGACTCCACCATGATCGAGCTGGAGCCGTCTGCTGGCCCGGATGTTGACCTTGACTCCTGCCTGGCAGAGGTCAAGGCTCAGTACGAGCAGCTCACGCGCATGAGCAGGGCAGAGGCAGAGAGCTGGTATGCGACCAAG TTTGAGGACTTGCAGAGGAACTCTGGTAAGAACACCAACGACCTAGCGGACGCCCGCTCTGAACTGTCCAAGTACCAGAACCAGATCGCCAGGCTACAGTCTGAGATCGAGTCCATGAAGAACAGG AATCGCCAACTGGAAGGCCAACTGAAGAATGTCGAAGAGAGCGGAGCAAGCAAGCTTGCCGACAAGCAGGCCGAGATCGAGGCTCTGGAGGCTGAGCTCCAGCGCCTGCGCGGTGAGATCAGCAAGCAGATGAGGGAGTACCAGGAACTGCACAACGTCAAGATGGCGCTGGATGTGGAGATCGCCGCCTACAGGAAGCTGCTGGAGGGCGAAGAGAGCAG GCTGCATGGTTTCGACTTCGCAAGCGTGAGCTCAAGTTCCTTCGGCGCGGGAGGCGGCGGTGGCGGCGGCATGTCTCAGACCAAGAGCATCTCGTCCGGTG gcgGCGGTGGTGCCGGTGGTGCCGGCGGTTCCGCATACGGACAGTCGG CAGATATGAGCCATGCTGGCAGCGAGGTCACACTGACCATCGAGAGCCAAGACATCATGGGCATCCTGGCGGGCAAGAGCTTCTATCTCATCTACCGCAAGGATGACCTGGTGCTTCAGGCAGCCGGCGGCAAGGGCTCCGAAATCAACGTGGCCAAGAGGTCCTATCCCGAGAA GAAGGAGCAGCTTTGGTCTTTCAGCCGCGACAGGATCATCAACGAGGCAAACAACTTGGCCCTAGAGGTTAAGGGAGACAAGGTCATCGTTGCCGACCAGGCCGCAAAGGGAAACAAGAACCAAGAGTGGGAC ATCAAGGGCGATGGATTCATCGGCTCCAAGACAGGCAGCAAGGTCCTGGACGTGAAGTCGAAATCTAAGGTGGTCCTGAACAACAGGCACGACGATGCT GTGTGGGATCTGGAGATTCACGGTCTTGCCTCTGCCGAGACCCTCCGAT CCAGATCAGTGAAGGTCAAAAAACTTTCGAGTCGTGGTGAGTGGGTATTTGACTACGCAAAAGCgtttgaccttttttttctctcagcgCACCAAAGACAGcggtgtgcatttttttttacgtttgcaTGA
- the LOC136421949 gene encoding non-neuronal cytoplasmic intermediate filament protein-like isoform X6, with the protein MSFQQRTTTTKSFKSSGGGFSSGGGASFSSGGGGGGYSSSFSSGGGGGRASFGGSSRFGGGGGGGGGRTSMSRSSMTRSGAGGGRMGGGGGGGGGRSYGFSSMTAEQASQALVALGQVRVERTGDKDELVGLNDRFATFIEKVRFLENQNRKLEMKLKMVQQKGSGPDLGAMWEAELRQIRQLIEVVNTERGSLEAERDGLSGEVKELKTRYDDEVGTREGLEEEIKKIRADFDEASLTRVDLEARLDSIKSEIEFLKEVYAAEIEALNSQILDSTMIELEPSAGPDVDLDSCLAEVKAQYEQLTRMSRAEAESWYATKFEDLQRNSGKNTNDLADARSELSKYQNQIARLQSEIESMKNRNRQLEGQLKNVEESGASKLADKQAEIEALEAELQRLRGEISKQMREYQELHNVKMALDVEIAAYRKLLEGEESRLHGFDFASVSSSSFGAGGGGGGGMSQTKSISSGADMSHAGSEVTLTIESQDIMGILAGKSFYLIYRKDDLVLQAAGGKGSEINVAKRSYPEKKEQLWSFSRDRIINEANNLALEVKGDKVIVADQAAKGNKNQEWDIKGDGFIGSKTGSKVLDVKSKSKVVLNNRHDDAVWDLEIHGLASAETLRSRSVKVKKLSSRGEWVFDYAKAFDLFFLSAHQRQRCAFFFTFA; encoded by the exons ATGAGTTTCCAGCAGAGGACCACCACCACGAAGAGCTTCAAGAGCTCCGGCGGGGGCTTTAGCTCCGGCGGCGGGGCTAGCTTCAGCtccggcggcggcggcggtggcTACAGCTCCAGTTTCAGTAGCGGCGGGGGTGGTGGCCGAGCCAGCTTCGGAGGCAGCAGCCGTTTCGGCGGCggtggtggcggcggcggcggccgAACCTCCATGTCCCGTTCCTCGATGACCAGGTCCGGTGCCGGGGGAGGCCGTATGGGAGGCGGCggtggtggcggcggcggcCGCAGCTACGGTTTCAGTTCCATGACGGCCGAGCAGGCTAGCCAAGCCCTGGTCGCCCTGGGACAGGTCCGAGTGGAGCGTACCGGCGACAAAGACGAGCTGGTCGGGCTCAACGATCGCTTCGCCACGTTCATCGAAAAGGTGCGCTTCCTCGAGAACCAGAACCGCAAGCTGGAAATGAAGTTGAAGATGGTCCAGCAGAAGGGTTCCGGTCCCGACCTGGGGGCCATGTGGGAAGCCGAGCTGCGGCAGATCCGCCAGCTTATCGAGGTCGTCAACACCGAGAGGGGCTCCCTCGAAGCCGAGAGGGACGGTCTCTCCGGCGAAGTCAAAGAACTCAAAACAAG GTACGACGATGAAGTTGGAACTCGCGAGGGTCTTGAAGAAGAGATCAAGAAGATCAGAGCG GACTTTGATGAGGCCTCCTTGACCCGAGTTGACCTGGAAGCTCGTCTGGACAGCATCAAGTCAGAGATCGAGTTCTTGAAGGAAGTGTACGCTGCT GAAATCGAGGCTCTGAACAGCCAGATCCTGGACTCCACCATGATCGAGCTGGAGCCGTCTGCTGGCCCGGATGTTGACCTTGACTCCTGCCTGGCAGAGGTCAAGGCTCAGTACGAGCAGCTCACGCGCATGAGCAGGGCAGAGGCAGAGAGCTGGTATGCGACCAAG TTTGAGGACTTGCAGAGGAACTCTGGTAAGAACACCAACGACCTAGCGGACGCCCGCTCTGAACTGTCCAAGTACCAGAACCAGATCGCCAGGCTACAGTCTGAGATCGAGTCCATGAAGAACAGG AATCGCCAACTGGAAGGCCAACTGAAGAATGTCGAAGAGAGCGGAGCAAGCAAGCTTGCCGACAAGCAGGCCGAGATCGAGGCTCTGGAGGCTGAGCTCCAGCGCCTGCGCGGTGAGATCAGCAAGCAGATGAGGGAGTACCAGGAACTGCACAACGTCAAGATGGCGCTGGATGTGGAGATCGCCGCCTACAGGAAGCTGCTGGAGGGCGAAGAGAGCAG GCTGCATGGTTTCGACTTCGCAAGCGTGAGCTCAAGTTCCTTCGGCGCGGGAGGCGGCGGTGGCGGCGGCATGTCTCAGACCAAGAGCATCTCGTCCGGTG CAGATATGAGCCATGCTGGCAGCGAGGTCACACTGACCATCGAGAGCCAAGACATCATGGGCATCCTGGCGGGCAAGAGCTTCTATCTCATCTACCGCAAGGATGACCTGGTGCTTCAGGCAGCCGGCGGCAAGGGCTCCGAAATCAACGTGGCCAAGAGGTCCTATCCCGAGAA GAAGGAGCAGCTTTGGTCTTTCAGCCGCGACAGGATCATCAACGAGGCAAACAACTTGGCCCTAGAGGTTAAGGGAGACAAGGTCATCGTTGCCGACCAGGCCGCAAAGGGAAACAAGAACCAAGAGTGGGAC ATCAAGGGCGATGGATTCATCGGCTCCAAGACAGGCAGCAAGGTCCTGGACGTGAAGTCGAAATCTAAGGTGGTCCTGAACAACAGGCACGACGATGCT GTGTGGGATCTGGAGATTCACGGTCTTGCCTCTGCCGAGACCCTCCGAT CCAGATCAGTGAAGGTCAAAAAACTTTCGAGTCGTGGTGAGTGGGTATTTGACTACGCAAAAGCgtttgaccttttttttctctcagcgCACCAAAGACAGcggtgtgcatttttttttacgtttgcaTGA
- the LOC136421949 gene encoding keratin, type II cytoskeletal cochleal-like isoform X2, translating into MSFQQRTTTTKSFKSSGGGFSSGGGASFSSGGGGGGYSSSFSSGGGGGRASFGGSSRFGGGGGGGGGRTSMSRSSMTRSGAGGGRMGGGGGGGGGRSYGFSSMTAEQASQALVALGQVRVERTGDKDELVGLNDRFATFIEKVRFLENQNRKLEMKLKMVQQKGSGPDLGAMWEAELRQIRQLIEVVNTERGSLEAERDGLSGEVKELKTRYDDEVGTREGLEEEIKKIRADFDEASLTRVDLEARLDSIKSEIEFLKEVYAAEIEALNSQILDSTMIELEPSAGPDVDLDSCLAEVKAQYEQLTRMSRAEAESWYATKFEDLQRNSGKNTNDLADARSELSKYQNQIARLQSEIESMKNRNRQLEGQLKNVEESGASKLADKQAEIEALEAELQRLRGEISKQMREYQELHNVKMALDVEIAAYRKLLEGEESRLHGFDFASVSSSSFGAGGGGGGGMSQTKSISSGGGSSSFGAGGGAGSFGAGGGGGGAGGAGGSAYGQSDMSHAGSEVTLTIESQDIMGILAGKSFYLIYRKDDLVLQAAGGKGSEINVAKRSYPEKKEQLWSFSRDRIINEANNLALEVKGDKVIVADQAAKGNKNQEWDIKGDGFIGSKTGSKVLDVKSKSKVVLNNRHDDAVWDLEIHGLASAETLRSRSVKVKKLSSRGEWVFDYAKAFDLFFLSAHQRQRCAFFFTFA; encoded by the exons ATGAGTTTCCAGCAGAGGACCACCACCACGAAGAGCTTCAAGAGCTCCGGCGGGGGCTTTAGCTCCGGCGGCGGGGCTAGCTTCAGCtccggcggcggcggcggtggcTACAGCTCCAGTTTCAGTAGCGGCGGGGGTGGTGGCCGAGCCAGCTTCGGAGGCAGCAGCCGTTTCGGCGGCggtggtggcggcggcggcggccgAACCTCCATGTCCCGTTCCTCGATGACCAGGTCCGGTGCCGGGGGAGGCCGTATGGGAGGCGGCggtggtggcggcggcggcCGCAGCTACGGTTTCAGTTCCATGACGGCCGAGCAGGCTAGCCAAGCCCTGGTCGCCCTGGGACAGGTCCGAGTGGAGCGTACCGGCGACAAAGACGAGCTGGTCGGGCTCAACGATCGCTTCGCCACGTTCATCGAAAAGGTGCGCTTCCTCGAGAACCAGAACCGCAAGCTGGAAATGAAGTTGAAGATGGTCCAGCAGAAGGGTTCCGGTCCCGACCTGGGGGCCATGTGGGAAGCCGAGCTGCGGCAGATCCGCCAGCTTATCGAGGTCGTCAACACCGAGAGGGGCTCCCTCGAAGCCGAGAGGGACGGTCTCTCCGGCGAAGTCAAAGAACTCAAAACAAG GTACGACGATGAAGTTGGAACTCGCGAGGGTCTTGAAGAAGAGATCAAGAAGATCAGAGCG GACTTTGATGAGGCCTCCTTGACCCGAGTTGACCTGGAAGCTCGTCTGGACAGCATCAAGTCAGAGATCGAGTTCTTGAAGGAAGTGTACGCTGCT GAAATCGAGGCTCTGAACAGCCAGATCCTGGACTCCACCATGATCGAGCTGGAGCCGTCTGCTGGCCCGGATGTTGACCTTGACTCCTGCCTGGCAGAGGTCAAGGCTCAGTACGAGCAGCTCACGCGCATGAGCAGGGCAGAGGCAGAGAGCTGGTATGCGACCAAG TTTGAGGACTTGCAGAGGAACTCTGGTAAGAACACCAACGACCTAGCGGACGCCCGCTCTGAACTGTCCAAGTACCAGAACCAGATCGCCAGGCTACAGTCTGAGATCGAGTCCATGAAGAACAGG AATCGCCAACTGGAAGGCCAACTGAAGAATGTCGAAGAGAGCGGAGCAAGCAAGCTTGCCGACAAGCAGGCCGAGATCGAGGCTCTGGAGGCTGAGCTCCAGCGCCTGCGCGGTGAGATCAGCAAGCAGATGAGGGAGTACCAGGAACTGCACAACGTCAAGATGGCGCTGGATGTGGAGATCGCCGCCTACAGGAAGCTGCTGGAGGGCGAAGAGAGCAG GCTGCATGGTTTCGACTTCGCAAGCGTGAGCTCAAGTTCCTTCGGCGCGGGAGGCGGCGGTGGCGGCGGCATGTCTCAGACCAAGAGCATCTCGTCCGGTG GTGGTTCCTCGAGCTTCGGTGCCGGAGGTGGTGCCGGTAGCTTTGGGGCCGGAGGTG gcgGCGGTGGTGCCGGTGGTGCCGGCGGTTCCGCATACGGACAGTCGG ATATGAGCCATGCTGGCAGCGAGGTCACACTGACCATCGAGAGCCAAGACATCATGGGCATCCTGGCGGGCAAGAGCTTCTATCTCATCTACCGCAAGGATGACCTGGTGCTTCAGGCAGCCGGCGGCAAGGGCTCCGAAATCAACGTGGCCAAGAGGTCCTATCCCGAGAA GAAGGAGCAGCTTTGGTCTTTCAGCCGCGACAGGATCATCAACGAGGCAAACAACTTGGCCCTAGAGGTTAAGGGAGACAAGGTCATCGTTGCCGACCAGGCCGCAAAGGGAAACAAGAACCAAGAGTGGGAC ATCAAGGGCGATGGATTCATCGGCTCCAAGACAGGCAGCAAGGTCCTGGACGTGAAGTCGAAATCTAAGGTGGTCCTGAACAACAGGCACGACGATGCT GTGTGGGATCTGGAGATTCACGGTCTTGCCTCTGCCGAGACCCTCCGAT CCAGATCAGTGAAGGTCAAAAAACTTTCGAGTCGTGGTGAGTGGGTATTTGACTACGCAAAAGCgtttgaccttttttttctctcagcgCACCAAAGACAGcggtgtgcatttttttttacgtttgcaTGA